The genomic window TTCATGAGGACCTTTTTTCTCACAATGATGGTCATTGAAAAAGTGAGGATCTCTTAAGAATCTATAATAgactttatcatttttaaaagtaaagtGGCCAAATGCTTCTGGAGCATTTCTTCCATATTTACCATCAGGAACATAAGTCGTGATGATGAGTAATGGGTCATCTGGTGACCACTTGGcatctttaattttaacacCATCTTTGCAAAACAATAAAGTGCATTAACTTTTCATCCGTAGAATTGTTAAACAATAAGATCGTTATTAACATACcgaattcttttttacattcaAAACTTCTGCTGCCAGAAGGATAACAGGCGTGAGTTTTTTCAACATGTATAAGGAAAAATATAAGTaaagcaaataaaataataaagcgTTTCTGATTCatgatgaaattataattgttatgATAATGTTCAAAATCACCATTATACcgtgtatttatttatattttttgctcaagataaggaaaaaatttttatagaattccATTTCCCGAACCGGTTCATTTTCCAATATTtaaccctgtaaaaaaagtcgatccgtttttttatattccatcttttttttcatatttccgggattaataaccttaaatcacggaatttatcgaattatttaaatgGGCACGTAAAAGGCTCTCATTTtcacagaaataacggataaaattttttatagggtatattCTGAATTTATCCCCTGATCGGCACCATTTACACGATTATGCAAATGTAATTATACCTACTGGGTTGCAAATTTTAtaggaaatttaaattttgcggtaaaattaactattgattatactataatggactgatttgaaaatttgagtaattcaaaactttcttttaatttatttgtaatctcaatattatttttcaagtgCAAAAGTAATAGTTCCAaagctttttaaaatttaattatttttttaaatctttaaatgaaacaaaaaccaagcgaaagaaaaataagattcaacaataaaatatactatttttatactCACGATATACTATAAAACACTTACTATTGTGTAAATGGCAGGGGATAAATCAATTATCTCCTAGCTAATtggaatagtaaaattttactaattccTAATTAGTCATGAGATAAGTAATACGAACATTTTACTAGGTTAATAGTAAATGATGTACTATAAGCTTTCTTTTTAGCCGATCCCATTTTGACAATACGGTTGTTGACTGTCGAAAGATTATTTGattgcaaaatttaaataatattaattagcaaagttttaaaaataagtataataaaccTTCATACTAATTTTAGTGATTAGCTGAGTTTATAAATGATCGGGAATCTTCGTTTACTTCCTCATATAGATAGCCAGGGAATTACTAATTTgagttaaaatagttaatatttaatgagtgGCACGCTCCAGGGGTTTCATGGGAAGGGGAACATTACCCTTCGGGGAAAAAACCCTATTATTCCTAACtccccatgaaataaataatactaataaaaataataatataatatgtacGTTAACTATTTTTACATGAGAACCACGCAGTAATTTATATGCATACAGTAAGtacataaatttaatgacTTGACAATAATTCTTAACAACAATTCCTTAATCTTTGTTACGTGTATTatgcaataaattaaaaaagtatcaTCTATATATTAGAAATGGAATTCGTGAAATTGGAATTTCAGAAAATGATAGAGTTCTGAAAATCACATTAGAATCATGTACTGTATGCTGATGAATGAATTCGATAACTTGCAGTTGTATGTGCAACGTTGTaacatttatttgtaaatcTCTACAACGTTGATAAAGTTACAGTTACTATAAAATCAAGATTCTAATAACAAACAAACTTGGTTTATTCAATTAATGTGATGGCTTATCAtagtatttttcaaatataaaataacttattatCGTTCAGTTAGTAAGATCATTTAGACTTTATTGaccgttattttttttttttaattgatcgatgttacttattttattttattttataacaaaataaccTGCATTATTCGCATGtgatcaatttaaatttatcaaaaattactatttaattgGTAAGATCGGCACAATTACTAATAGTCTGAATCATAAATTCGAAGAATTGATTTTTTGAGCTTAtctgtttttatattttaagaaaatctttgaaaatttgtcaaaaaatacttaattgGCAATAAGcacatatacagtataataaatcaataattatattttaatatttatgactTACCTATATACGCAGCTTAGATTCAAATTGCCCAAAATTCACTAATACGTTTATATAGCGACAGTGCTAAATTggcaattaatatattactatgaataagaattttttttattttatgaaagatTAAATGAATTGGTATTTAATTAGaatgaaatgttaaaaaaaaagtttttggcCGAGCCATGGCTATTTCTGTGTGCGTCCACATTTAAAAGATCCAATGATTTATAacgaatataaaaaaaaataaaagcaatGTAAAAAGCTAGtcgaataaaaattaaattctaaatcaATTACCACAACAttacgaaaataaaattttaaaacttcgTCATTATAACCCTTTAACTGTATTCCGGTGgaacttattaataattttagaaaagttACAGCAGTTAGAGGGATAGATGATCATTGGCTTAAGGGTATGGACCGAAAGGCGTCCTTAACGTGGGACTGGGGGTGtatgatattgatattaacGTACGAACTGGTAGCATTAACCCCGGCCAGTTCGTACGTTAATATCGTACACCCCACTGTACATTAAGGGCCACGGGCAAATCCTCATGTTGATCAAGTACATCACGTGGCTctgcataattctggccagttGTCGGGATTTTGACCGGATCCCTTGGCGTAATGACATTTAAATCTGCTGGCGATCTTCAATATCCCGTTCTattgattttgtattataataaaaatattaattttaaaatataaaaactaatttttgctttttttataaactttatgtattaataaaatatatttagttgtttcttaatttttgcgatatattattaaaattattaaataataaataatataataaatacttattgGATAGATATCAGTCAAAGACTGATATCTCTTTTCCCCATCCAATAACTTATAGTTCAGTCGTTAGGAATGATGCGGTGACCAATAGGAATTAATGCTACTAATAACGATttcaatattagaaatttttattagataaataaacTGATAGCGAATCTAGCTAGActcaagaaaaaatataagaatagGCAAACTAcgatatatattaaatttaaccaTGAGAAAAAACTATAGTATAGGTTTTTATATCCCTTATGTCATTAAAATCCTGCATCGACTGAAcaacaataacaaaaaatattaatttttaaaaattattacataataaaaaaattaattattacaaagtattaaaaataataatacgtctataaaaaggaataaaaaaaacaaatggtATCGGGATAGTAAGTGTCGGGATAATGAGTGTTAATGTCGGAAATAATGAGATTATCATTTATCAGGATTGTGAACATCGAGTTTGCGTCATAACGGAAATCTGACCATCGGGATTTTTGATCGGCTCCCAATTTAATTTCCCTTTATCATGATATGACCCTGCGTGGCACAATGACAGCCAATCATTCAACATCGTAATTACTGTAATTAATGATTAGAAGAAAATGTGCCGCTAATATAAACTAtacaagtaaaaatttttatactggTGCAACTCTttattcatcaaataatttctatagatgtaaaaaaaaatacactataaatttatttacaacttTTCTTATCATGCTTATtcaccctataaaaatttttcagaaaattgATCACGTGCctgagtttcttcggaataaaaacgaattttttttgtagggtcAATGTTATTTGACAACATATTGGCCAATCCAAATCACTGTCTTCCGATTCTTCATGTTCTCATCTGCATTTattcttatattattatcttcaaaCCTTTCTAATCCTTCtctttttaattgaaatattcttggtgttaaatcaataaattcttcttcttctccaaatcattaaaattactcCTCAATACTACTTTACAGATCGTAGCGATGGCTTAATGCGCAGTAACTGCATACATGTAATTTCTTTACGATTACATAATGTGGTCACTATGTATTTATAACGCAGTTACTGCGCATTAAGCCATCGCTACGATcttgaagtttctgtaaagtagcTGATTCTTACACTTCGAATGttataattctttatctgCATTTGAAATATCATGATAAAAGCTCTCAATAAAGTTTCTAATATATTGAAATGCATTCTTTTTCTCCACTTGTCATAAAAGAATCTAAGATTTGAAAAATTACGTTTACACCAGCACTTTTaggaattattcaaataattttaaagccAATGTTTGTATATAACTGAAGGTTTACTTGATTTACAAATTGACCATCATGTAATGATGGGTTTATAATATCCAAGTTGAGGGTGCATTATAAGGTGCCTGGGTAGCTATTCTGAGCCCTGAGACGGAATAATTTTCGAGAACGATATAGataataaatcacatgaatGAGTTAGAAAAATTCACAACCTTTCCTGCATTTTCTCATTCCATTCCAAATATTCCCTGCTTTAggattattttcaaaaaaaaaaaaaattcctttctCAATGCCTTTCCTTTGTATGCAGgatgtaaaataaaagttaaaatatttgcattattaataaaaaaatttattattaaataaattatacaatatatactGACTGTATGTATCATTTGCAATTATACATAccattcattataaattttcataaagtGATTAGGAAGCGTCATCATCAGTTTTAATtggatataattttttttgcaagatTAGTAGTTTCTTCGTTCTAAAactaaaattgcaattttaataGGAAGAAGCACTTTTGCTAAATGattcatattataaaaacCTCGTGAACTAAGAATTAagaactaatattattataattatctaaaaaatattacaaattaatcgttgttaattattacatactcgcaatattttaaataaaaagaagtaattatttaatactcTTATAAACCTCCTTTGTTGCGTCATAATTGAATCAACAGCTTCATAATCCAACGTGTTTCAACATACGTTTTAAGTTTATCCCCTTCAATTTGATGTTTTTTTCACCAACCCTTGAAAATAGAATGCATTTGTCATAAGACCGAACCCAAATTGAAACAAGAATCGATACATCTGACGTTTATTTGCCATGTGTATAAAATAGGATATGACGACGCGCATATAAGAATAGGGAtacatattgtaaatattgtaaatgtattataaatttatgaataaagtAAAGGACGCGCattgaaaaattatagttaaaaatGGTATAATTTGCGGCATTTCAATAGTGTAATAACAACGTCATACCGTTATGTTGCAATAATACTCACGTTATGgcatatatatactataacatccacaagttaaaaaaaaaaaggtatataCCCTTTTTTTGGCGGGAAGCTggaaaaccttttttttccAGCAAACAGTAGTAGAACCAATTAAGATGAATTATATACGAAAGATAAACATTAACAGAAACACCGGATTCGATAATAGTAAGAACTGTAAGAATCTGTGAACCGaattaagttaatttattttataaattattctgATTGGATAAAAGATTTGATGGTGTACAACTATTGCTGCGGTGATAAATTGAAagttttcagaaattttttttttttaataaatatataaaataatattgtaaatatctACTATCAAACTACAAACTATCAAACAACGGATGAATGTTATATATTGTTTTGATGATATCGCATATACAGTACATTTTAAGGTGCAATGATGTAATCTTTTTACGgggaatttttatttgcattatctGTATCATAACAAAGAAGATAGAATTTCGGTTCGAGATTCCATTTGtattgtataaattatatatatattgtttatttattatcagttCATCTAAAGTTTATCCTCCCTTAACGAGATCAAATTcattgaaaaaatcaaaaatgtaaatttaaaatgaaaaaaaaggttgATTTAAGGttaaatctcaaaaaaaaaaaaaatatgtgcatattatttattattatttttgaaacaagATTAGATCGTAATTCGgattaaaatcttatttaaaaaatcttgtacTTTCAAgggaatattaaaaatcttcttttaaataaataggaaataccttttaattttaaaaatggataaattaAATCCTTTAAGGGGTTGAAAGTGTTGAAAGAGTTGAAAGAGTTGAAAGGATTGAAAAGTTATTATTGGTTAGATATTACTATTATTGAGTATTATCGAGTACTATTAGTAGTTGATGTATTATTGGTGGTATCAGGTGCAACAAAGAAAAATCATGTCATTATGATACTAATatgataatcatatttttatcacgaaagatattatataaaaaaaaaaagagttctATATTAGTTTAAACCGAATTAAAACCGAATTAAACCAAAATTAAACCTTAATTAAGTGAAAAATACCtttccataaaaataaaagaaaagaaaaaaaagaaaaggagaaaaaaatttaaatttcatccccttaaaaaaaaaaacttagatTCGAAAGATAGTActgtattataattatttttttaaaataagtacACTTATTCTTACTCTTACATGAATGACATTCaatgaatgaatgaaaaaaaaattttatttatatatgttttttttatctttaagaatttctttatttcgTTAATTCATTGATGATTTGTCAGAATTTAATCATGTACCAATTGTACCAtgttgtttattattatccaatatcagatattaattattaatcatatatgcaaaaaaaaactcattttCATTCTccgatttttaaaatagatcCGACTCATCatgattgatttttaatttttaagagaaataataattttttcacacgcaaattaaattaattgcataaatttagcaaaataaaGGGAACAGGAGAAaaccttatttttatttatttaaagattacAAAAGATCTTCTTGATTGTCATTGATCTGTGTGTACGTCCCCTTCGGGATACGCGTATAATGAatgaactttaaaaaaagatactatctcataaatgtaaaaaatgaataaaatggtTCGAGAAATTGTTTTACAAACAAAGAAGAATAAAGAtaacaagaaataaaaagaaaattacttAAAGGGGGATAAGATTATACGTACGCGTGTATGAAATTCCGTATcgagtaatataaaaaagaatttgtacATCCgcgtaaaaaaagttttttacacaaataaataaatttaaaggaaACAAAACATGCCAAAGTTAGTCAAATCTCATTGAAGAAAACAAAACTGCGCAATGAGACTGCAAATACTGCAGGGGAAATGAGGAATTcgcgtaaaaaaaatataaatgattgaACTTGAAAAAAGAGAACAAGAAacaaattataactttaaatgTGAGAGTTTGGACCGCAATGGATAATTTTAACGGAATCGCGCACTAATATGGTgaaattattcttttcttttactttcttgGATATTTAcataagaatttattatttacatgattactttattatttacaagatttgtttttaacatttggaaaaaaatcatcctaaaattaattttttaattttcttcaattgtaaaaaatatatgtcgatctaaaaatgcattttattgatatacgtgaaaaaagtaattaatttatatggtGAACGCCACTCTTAAATCTCcgatatttaaaagaaaaaattagaattgtTTTTTGAGAGTGGCGcagaatttaaaagaaagagaTTTTAATTCACCATTATATGAAGAACAATGTCATATATTAGGAATATACGGTATGTTAACAGTTAATACAATGTGAGATGGAATTTTAACGCCATTTtgcataaatataatatataatttggtAAAGATTTACATCGTGGTTAATGTGCGTGGCAAAACAATATTGTTCTATTTTTCACTATTTGCGTCAacattttgtttaaaatattctaaaataatgaatgaacCTTTAAATGTATAAACATTTTACTTccttgaagaattttttgaataatgtagaaatttcaaaatgtgTGTAATATTCGGTTTATTTAAGCATAAGTATGTTTGATCTACAAcaaagttattatatatttaggaAAACTGTGGCTAAACTTGCAGtccataatataaattaagaaatgatATTCCTAGGAACAATTATTTGTGGCTTCAACGTTAAACAATagaatatatttaatgatGCCATCCTTCTATATTCGAAAATACTTTAGAACATATTAGAACATAAATGATTAttcgtaaaatattttagaacataataatcataatgataattttaattatattatattaaaatttaaatttttcctttgtctttttaagaaatttttaatcgattacatgaaaatattagaattttgtCTAATTTTCGAAACATTTTCTTtagatttatttctttaaatgtaTTTTCGCACTTTccctttaatatatttatgaaactCAATAGTAAAAAGATCATCAAGTCCCCCATGAAAAttcattgtaaataatatacagtatgtagCATCTACTATATGTATATGTACTTACatacaatatattcaatatagtaaattattttaaaaaacgtaaattagaaagataaagaaaaaaaggtaCATAAAAAAGgtacataaaaaattaaaatatttaaaatattttattttttataataataataaaaataaaaaaatttttttaaaaaattacttttccGTATATGATATTAAGTTGTAACACTTAATacgtaatttatatttaatcattattttatcatggttaaattattaaaacaatgaatgtacattataataaaatatattgttcaGATTTacaatctataaataatttatgtttaaaatataataaaattttttctttccaaaTTCAACCCCATTATAGTTACATTGTTCAAATTTAACACTATTCAATAGAAAATTCGATTGTCCAATcgataatcatttttttttgttatcaacTTTTATTGAACAATAAACATTCGATAAACTATTAACCCTGAAATCGCATAAAAATGACGGATTTTGGACGtactttcaaaaattcaaaaaaaatcattttctttgaaaataaaaacaaacaaataataataataataatccttttttttttaaaaaaaaaaaagaaatagtttcaaaaaaaagaaatagtttcaaaaatagaaacactttcaatttaataataaattttcttatcttTTCCCCCATTAACATTAGTTatcatatttatcaaaatgcaTGCCTCAGCAGTAGTCTGTGATGAACGCGTCACTGAAAATCAATCACAATCACCTTGTAAAGCTCGTCATTTCAAGGCTATTGAAGGAATTCCTTCAACTTATATTCTTGAAAAACTTCATCAATTGGGACCAAGATATTATGGTGATAAATCAACAGCTTTTGCAGAACTTTATGTTGAAGGAATAGATAAACCATTTTGGGTTCATGAGGAATATCTCGTTCTTCAATCCGTTTTCTTTCAAGAAACTCTTCAAAATGTCACTTCTGGGGATATAATTACAATTACTTTACCTTCTCCTGATACTTTTGAACATATCTTGCAATATTTATATGATGGTGACGCTGATAAATGGTATGATACTTTGACTCCTGAAAATTATTTCGGTGTCTGGCAAAATATTGAATCTCTCGGTTTGGGAATTGAAGCGAGGGCCATTTGTCTTACTTATTATCATAGCgagattaaaaagaaaaacttaaatgatgatgatgatgatgatgatgatgaaatgaTTGATGATGACATGatggatgatgatgatgaagaatgtattcgataaattttcataaatttcattaaacccataatttttatacttttttttcattaatagcgattttattataaaatgaacatttttaaacaaaacaaaacatttttaaattttatatgttgaTAACTTTTacattcaatttcaaatttttacaaatttcacACATTTATTTCAACAACCGCTAATACGCATTtctccaataatttttttttttgtaagattcttttcataaatattaataatattatagataaatttatttcatatatacATATTCCGAAATTATCCAAATTATCCACAATCaacaaaatttgtaaatttttatataaaagaaattcattaaagaataattcgtttgaacacttttttttttcaaaaaaaatatatatatatatatattctaagcttttttttattatctatttcaaaatttatgttaaaaaattgtaaaaatttttaaaatgttaaaaaaaaatgttaaaagcgttaaaaatgtaaattaagtTGACATATTTGATATCGATTTTGATACCgatatgttttttaaaaaaaataaaaaaataaaaattcaatctTTTCTTGGCGTTTTAGAAATGTAATAACAAActtactaatttaaaaatttgaaatttacataataaaaaattataaaaacttcTCATGTTTGATTAGAAAGACATAACAATGatttaatctattaatttttattattctttattctaaTCCGTCTATTGTTAAGacgtataattttaaattcatatattttatttatttttattagaaatttgttTTTCTTCTCAAATTTGATTgcatttatcattttcatattatcaCCGTTTTTAAAATGGTGTGCCAGTTTACTTGTGATCGTATATTCGAATCTCAATATTCGTCCGGTTTTCATCCGATTTTTGTTcggttatatttttttttattcaaatataactCTATACTCCATTTTGAAACCGGTGATAAATTTTCTCCACTTTAAggaaacaaaaaacaaaaatagaGTCATAATGTTTAGACGAACTTGTGCCATccaaaatgttttaaatatttaaagatttacaAAATCCTTACCAAATGCATCAAGTCGATCCATATGACCATAtctaaattcatttattatttttagtaaaactGTCGTCAAGAGCCTTTAAGAAGCAACACTAACCACATTTTTATTCTGAATGGACTTTGGGTATTTTAGAAGCCTTAAATGAATTAAGTATAAtgtaaaatcttttaaaaactgTTGGTATTGTTTAAAATTGTTCAACGGCCGCGTTATCactttattaatagaaatgtTTCGcgtaaaacaaaatattaaattgcaatgaaatattataataatcagtattataaatattgctataaaaagtctaataaaataagaataataataaagaataataataaagttattataatatcttaatattgtattatgtatcgatgtaaataaaatattgatcttgactttttttataaatttaatttaaacaatttaacgTGGTTTTATGcctttttaactttattaatgaaCAATACAACGAAGACAGTATTGCAAACGCATTTTGTACAAGAGTCACCCGTACACCACAACTGAGCCACAGTACAGAtgacatcttttttttataaataaaatatcagatatctgatatgcttttttttttaatattaatatcaacaTTCAACATATTACGTATATatcatcataaatttattataaaatttttttttatctttggGTTAGGTTACCGGatgtttcaataatttataatttgaaaatatgaaagtaataaaaagataattaaaaaaaaatcataaaaaaaaaat from Rhizophagus irregularis chromosome 8, complete sequence includes these protein-coding regions:
- a CDS encoding uncharacterized protein (SECRETED:cutsite_THA-CY; SECRETED:prob_0.9642); SECRETED:SignalP(1-25) — protein: MNQKRFIILFALLIFFLIHVEKTHACYPSGSRSFECKKEFDGVKIKDAKWSPDDPLLIITTYVPDGKYGRNAPEAFGHFTFKNDKVYYRFLRDPHFFNDHHCEKKGPHEVNPYVSYHQYEKSQRPAKGTWVEIRLAIYWGCKIVGFPPGGPIDCCHKNVVYKSLVQ